The following is a genomic window from Clostridium sp..
CTAATTTTTTATGCTGCCTCATATAAATTATATATGATGTTTTAAACGGCTACATATTCACATTTTATGCAACAAAACACAATTTGAAGAGGTGAAAATTTTGAATAAAGTAAAGGTTAACTATAAAACTCCTATGGCATATTATAAATTAGCAAGTTCTCTACGAAATTATATTGATAGAAACACAATCATAGTTTGTATTGGTACTGACAGATATATAGGTGACTGCCTCGGACCTCTGGTAGGCACATTGCTCAAATATAAACATTTCCCTCTTCCTGTATATGGTACAATACAGGAACCAATACATGCCCTAAATATTGACATGAAACTAAAGCATATTACATCTCAACATAAGGAATGCAACATAATAGGCATAGACGCTTGCCTCGGAGATATCAATAATATAGGCGAAATACAAGTAAGAGATTTTCCAATTCATCCAGGAAAAGGAGTAGGAAAATCCCTGCCAAATGTAGGAGAAACTTCAGTAATTGGCATAGTGGATTCAAATACAGGTAAAAATATCTTCAGCAGTTCAAATAATATAAGATTAAATTTAATTCTCTCTATGTCAGAAGTGATACTTAACTCCCTAATTCATGCATATTATCTGTATCTCAATGACAATATTGAAAATATATAACTTAATCAACCAGAGTTATATCATCTCCGCTAAAAGTAAGCTCCATCTTATCCAGATATGTGAGAACCTTGCCAGTTCCAAGAGCTACACAGGATACTGCATCATCTGCTACATACACGGGTACACTCGTAACCTGCTGTATTAAACTATTTAATCCATGTAAAAGTGATCCTCCTCCGGTCATGATGATTCCCTTATCTGCAATATCAGCAGCTAACTCCGGAGGGGTTTTTTCAAGCACTGCATGGGTTGTATCAGCTATGGCATTTATCGTATCTTTCAGTGCTTCTCTCATTTCATCAGATGAAACCGATATATTTTTAGGGAGACCCGTAATTAAATCTCGTCCTCTTATATCCATCCCCATATCATCATCTGATTTAAATGCCGAGCCTATATTTATCTTCAGCTCTTCTGCCGTTCTCTCACCTATCATTAACTTGTGCTGTTTTCTTATATATTTAATTATTGCCTCATCAAATTTATCTCCTGCTACCTTAATAGAGGATCTCACCACAATTCCTCCCAGAGAAATAACGGCTATATCCGTAGTTCCACCGCCTATATCAATTACCATATTTCCCTCAGGTTTTGTTATATCAATACCAGCACCTATTGCTGCCGCCAAAGGTTCTTCAATTAAAAATACCTTTTTTGCACCTGCATTCTGTGCCGCATCAATTACAGCTCTTTTTTCAACTTCCGTAGCTTCACAGGGCACGCAAATTACAACCCTTGGTGTAGTCCTTCTACGTCCACAAGCTTTTCCTATAAAATATTTCAACATTTTTTCCGTTACATCATAGTCAGAAATAACACCATCTTTCATAGGACGTATGGCAACAATATTACCTGGAGTTCTTCCAATCATCTGCCATGCTTCTTTACCTACAGCAAGTACCCTATTTTGATTCTTATCTATTGCTACTACTGATGGTTCCTTTAATACTACACCTTTTCCCTTGATATAAACAAGTACTGTAGCTGTACCTAAATCAATTCCCATATCCGTTCCTATACTAAAAAACATTCCTTTTTCACTCCTACTCTCCCTTGTCTTTAATTAGTATCTAAAATTATCATTCTCATTAAGTTTATCATATTATATATAATTATAATAGGAATGTTTTTAACCTTCAATAGCTTTATATTTCATTTTAGTTGCATTACCTCCCCTTATGTGTCTTTCAGCTTTATTATAATCTAATATCATTTTAGCCTGCCTGGCAATTTGAGGATTTATTTTGGGCAGTCTTTCCGTCATGTCTTTATGTATGGTACTTTTACTGACCCCAAAAACCTTTGCTGTCTTCCTTATCGTAGCCTTAGATCCTATTATATATTTAGCTACTTCCAATACCCTTTCTTCTATATAATCCTTCAACTGTTATCAACTCCTTTACCCAGTTAGCAGCTAACATTCATGTATTGTTATTCTTTCGTTTTCAGCCATTTCTACATTCCAAATATGAAGAAATGGCTGAATTTTAATATTTTATATATTTTCCCGGATCAACAAATTCATTTCCCTTCAGGACGGCAAAATGAAGGTGATCACCATATTTCTCATAAGCAGATCTAAGGGTAGTATTTCCTATAACACCTATTACTGCACCCTTTGATACATTTTGACCTTTAGAAACCTTTATATTCGCATTTAAATTTGAATAAACAGTCTTTAATCCATTATGATGGTTTATAACAACTTCAACTCCATCCTGAGTACTGCTGCTTATTTCCTCAACTGTTCCATCCATGGCAGCAAAAACCGGTTTCCCAATGGGAGCCTGTATATCATAACCCAAGTTAGGTCTATAAGTTCCAGTAGAATCCCAATATACAGGGTTTTCTGAAAATCCTCTTGCTATATTTCCTTCTACAGGCTTCTGGAAAGATGTACTAACCGAGTTTGATACTCCCTTTGAAACTGTTTCTTCCTTGGCAGTATTATCTGCCTTGTTTTCTGCACTGTTGTTCTTTTTAACTTGAAGAGCATTATCATGTTTATTCTCTGTTTTAGCAGTTTCCTTCATTTTGGCCTGTTGTGATACAGCCGGCTTATTTTCCTGCGTACTTTCTTTGCTGTTTTTAACTGTCAGAATTGCTGCAGTGGCCGCAATACATAAACAGATGAATAAAATTATATAAAAGCCCTCCTTCTTTATAAAATTAAATGGTTTTTTAATAAAATTTTTGTCCATATCAACACCTCCTTCTTGTAGTTTGTCCAGACAATAACAAAAAATACATATTTTATTAATTTTTATAAAAAAAATTGGCAGTTTATTCAACTGCCAATTTTATCAATCTTACCTATTTTAACTCCACTATAATAGTGATATAATATTTTCTCATAATTCTTCCCTGCCTTGGCCATAGCATCTGCACCCCACTGGCTCATTCCAACGTCATGACCATATCCAAGGCATTTAATACTAACCATGTTCCCATTGAAACTTATATCGAAATTAGCGGAATTAAGTCCCATAAGAGATCTGAATTTTATTCCCGATACCGTAATCCCTCCAAGTTTAATTTCCTTTACAGTTCCCCCATCATTTCTGCTTTTTATATTTACTGCGGTTTCCAGATTTAAAAACGAAAGCTTAGCAGTCTTATAATTTGAATTGATACTGTTTATAAAATCCTTTTTAGATATGTTTTTATAGGTCTCATATTTTTTCGCCCTCTCTTCGCCAGGGCTTTCCACACTTCTCAAATAGCCTATATCACTGTTAAACACTGCAAGGGCACTTTCCGTTTTTCCACCACTTATAGCAAAATAATAAGGTTCCTTGACTAACTCGCCCCTATAAGTCAGAACCTCTCCCTTCGTGGAATTTACCGCATCATTTATTTTATTCCAGTATAGGTCTCTACTTTTAGATGGCCATTTACTCATTCTCTCCTGCTTGGGCATAAAAACCTGGCATTGCGCTGTATCACATACATCCGCCCCTGTACTGCTATTATATTTTTTACCGCCATATTGTTCCATATGTGCGACTGCAAAAGTTCTGGCTGCAACAGCCTGTGCCTTGAGAGCCTCTGTAGAAAATTCTGCAGGCATCTCACCGGATACTACTCCCACAACATAATCCTCTATAGGCATTTCTTCTATCTTTTTTTCTTTAGTCATATATACTCTTATTTTTTCTTCCTGTTTGTTTCTAAAGATTATTTCTTCCGGATTTATCAGATTTCCTTTAGAACCGCCTATAATCAAAGAAAGTGCAACTATAAAAATTGTACACATAAACATTAATATAAATATGTTCTTTAATACAAAAAAAATGTTTTTTCTCATTAGACTCCCCTCATAATTATACCTGCAGCTTACACTGCAGGTTTTCTTCTTAATTTTATATACATTATAATTATGAAAATACTAATGATAATATTCCTGAATAAAGCATCTAGTCTTCTATTCTTTGAATATCTGCACCAAGTGTTTTAAGCTTGTTCTCGATATTCACATATCCCCTATCCACATGATATATATCTGATACTTCTGTCTCACCTTCTGCAGAAAGCCCGCAAAGTATCAATGCAGCTCCTGCCCTTAGATCTGTAGCTTTCACTTCTGCCCCGGTGAGCCTTGTAACACCTTCGACAACAGCACTTCTTCCGTCTATTTTTATATTGGCTCCCATTCTCTTCATCTCGACAGCATGCATGAATCTATTCTCAAAGATAGTTTCTGTTATAATACTCGTTCCCTGTATAGTGCACAAGAGCCCTGTTATCTGGGACTGCATATCTGTAGGGAATCCCGGATAGGGCATGGTCTTTACATCTATAGGTCTCAACTCCCTGTTTCCATCCACAATTATGCTGTTTCCCTCAGGCTTAATATATATTCCTGCTTCAGTCAATTTAGCAATTATAGGTTTTATATATTCCAGATTAACTCTGTTTATTTTAATTTTACTTCTGGTTATCGCAGCAGCAATCATAAATGTACCACATTCTATTCTGTCACTTATGGGCTTATGAGTGGTCCCCTTCAGACTCTTTACCCCTATTATGCGAATCGTATCAGTACCGGCACCTATTATATTGGCTCCCATGTTATTCAAAAATTTACCAAGATCACCTATTTCAGGTTCTTCTGCAGCATTTTCTATTACAGTTTCTCCCTCAGCCATTACAGCTGCCATCATTATATTTTCAGTTGCACCGACAGATGGAAAATCCAGATATATGTTGTTTCCCATAAGTTTATCAGTTCTTGCCTCCACATATCCATGTCCTACACTCACTTCAGCACCAAGTGCACTGAGTCCTTTAAGATGTAGGTCTATAGGTCTTGTTCCAATATTACATCCACCTGGAAGTGATAATTTAAAGTATCCAAATCTGGACAGCATGGGACCCATTATTAAAAATGAGGCACGCATCTTTTTTACCAGATTGCTCACAGGCATTAAATCACTGATATTTGAGGTGTCTATTATTATCTTGTTCAAGTTTTTATCTATATTTATTTCTGCTCCAATACTTACCAATATATCACTTATTACAAATACATCCTCAAGCATAGGTACATCATCTATTATACATTTATCACCACTTAGTATACAGGCTGCTATTATGGGCAATACAGAATTTTTAGCTGAACTAATGTTTACTTCTCCATGAAGCTTATTTCCTCCCCTAACTACTATTTTACTCATTAATTGTCCTCCATTCTATAATTTCTGTATGTTTTTTATGTGCTTACCAAATACATATCAGTATGTTTCCATGATTTCCGGTGTTCCCATTATTATATAGCTACCTGTAGTGTAGCCGACAATGGCAAAATTGAAATCAACAGGCTTACCATTGGTGTAAATGCTGTCATACTGACCTGTATACGTAGTAGCGGTATACCCATTTTCTAAAACTCCAGTTTTTATATCATTGTCTCCAATATTTTTCAAAGTCTCTACTGTTTCCCTGTAACAGCTGTTTATATTATTATTTTCTAATTTTGCCTTTATATACTCAAAATACCTGATTTTTTCAGATGAATTTTCCAATATGGAACTTATATCATTTTTTAATTCATCAAGTCTGTATTCCTTGTCCCTTTTTATTATGTCCATCTTTATAATGTTGTGGTCATCATATGGAGTACTCTCTATATATCCATTTATGGAATTCCCATAAAACTCTATAAGATAATTTTCCCCATTACGAGAATAAGTTTTATTTAATCTGGCAATTTTATTGAGTTTATAAAATAACTCGTTTACAGCTTTTTCTCCTGGCTCAAGGCTATCAAATTGAGCCATAATACCGTACTCCACCGTCCTACCATGAACGGCTGTGAGTATTTCGCGGAAAACATCCGATTTATTATTTAAAAATTTCTCACCGTTTTTGAAAAAGATTTTCCTGGAGACGCCTTTTTCTTGAGTATCTACTTTATAAGCTAAAGATCTGAATGACAAAGATAGTATACATATTATGCATAAGACAATTGAAAAGATATTTTTTCTGCTCATAATTTTCCCCCCCTAATCTGTTTAAAATTATGGACAGATATATATATAATATTCATTTTAAAAATATTTTTATCATAAAATATAATATACTCACTATCAATATATAATTAACACAAGTAAATTGTGAGTTTTTTTGAAGCAAAAAAATAAGCATGGAGTATACTCCATGCTTATTTTAAATTAATCCTGGCCAGAGCCCTGGCCAACGCCATTTCGGCTCTCTTCACATCTGTCCCATCTCTCTGACTTTGCAGTCTTTCCTCCGCTCTCTCCTTTGCCTTTCTGGCTCTTTCTATATCCACTTCCTCAGGCCATTCACAGTCATCACAGAGAATCTTTAATTCATTGTCTCTTACTTCCAATATGCCTGTAGAAGTAAATGCCTTTAATTTTTTTCCATCTTTTTGAGTAATTTCAGTATCAGCCGGCCGGAGAGTAGTTATCAACGGTATATGATCGGCAAGGATTGAAATTCTGCCTTCCACGCTGTCCGTTATTACCTCTACTACTTCTCCACTGTAAAAGTCCCTTTCAGGAGTAAGAATGGTCAATTTTAAGGTTTTTGACATATTAATCTCCTTTTTTACGAATTGATTTAGCCTATCAGTTTTTGTTCATACTTTTAGCAGCCTCAATTACTTCATCTATGCTTCCTTTGAACAAAAATGCCGTTTCCGGCAAATCATCATATTTGCCTTCCATGATTTCCTTGAATCCTCTTATAGTTTCCTTTATAGGAACATATTTACCTTTATATCCCGTAAACTGTTCTGCAACTGAAAATGGCTGTGATAAAAATCTTTGGATTCTTCTAGCTCTCACAACAACCAGTCTATCTTCTTCCGAAAGCTCATCTACACCAAGTATTGCTATAATATCCTGAAGTTCACTATATCTTTCAAGTACATGTTTAACATTTGACGCAACTTCATAGTGTTCCTTGCCTACAACTCTTGGATCAAGTATCCTGGAAGTAGAACCAAGCGGGTCAACTGCAGGATAAATACCAATTTCCGATATAGCCCTTGAAAGAACTGTCGTTGCATCAAGATGTGTAAATGTTGTTGCCGGTGCAGGGTCAGTCAAATCATCTGCAGGAACATATACTGCCTGAACAGACGTAATAGACCCTTGTTTTGTGGATGTTATTCTTTCCTGAAGAGCTCCCATCTCAGTAGCAAGTGTAGGCTGATAACCAACAGCACTAGGTATTCTTCCAAGAAGTGCCGAAACTTCAGAGCCGGCCTGTGTAAATCTGAATATATTATCTATAAACAAAAGCACATCCTGACCTTGATCCCTGAAATATTCCGACATGGTAAGTCCTGTAAGTGCAACTCTCATCCTTGCTCCCGGTGGTTCATTCATCTGTCCAAACACAAGTGCAGTTTTATTTATAACTCCAGATTCCTGCATTTCATAATAGAGGTCATTACCTTCCCTTGTTCTCTCTCCAACACCTGTAAATACAGATAATCCACCATGCTGCTTTGCAATATTGTTTATAAGTTCCTGTATAAGTACTGTCTTGCCGACACCCGCTCCACCAAATAAACCTATCTTTCCACCTTTTTGATATGGTGCAAGAAGATCTATGACCTTAATACCAGTCTCAAACATTTCCGGTTTTACCGATTGGTCTTCAAAACTTGGGGCCGCTCTATGAATAGGATATTTTTTATCTGCATTTACGTCTCCTTTTTGATCAATTGGCTGTCCCAGCATGTTAAAAAGCCTTCCCAAAACGACTTCCCCTACAGGTACAGATATAGGTGAACCAGTATCAACAGCATCCATATTTCTCATCAAGCCATCTGTACTTTGCATCGATATAGTTCTTACTATGTCATCTCCCAAATGCTGGGCTACTTCTGTAACAACCATTCTATCTTTGCACTGTATATTTATAGCATTGTATATATTAGGAAGGTTTTCCGGTTTGAATTTTATATCAACAACAGGTCCTATAACCTGAACAACTTTGCCTATGTTAGGCATTAATATCCCTCCTTACTTGAGTGCTTCTGCTCCTCCAACTATCTCAGTTATTTCCTGAGTTATAGCAGTTTGCCTCTCTCTATTATATTTAAGATTTAAACTTTCCAACAAGTCATTGGCATTTTTAGTTGAACCATCCATTGCAGTCATTCTGGAAGCCTGTTCACTTGCCTTTGAATTCATCATACAATTAAGAACCTTTTGTTTTAAATGCAGAAATACTGTGTCTTCGATTATCTCTGCCACACCAGGTTCAACTTTTACAAAATTCTGGTTTTCTCTATCAGCTTTTATAGGAAGCAGCTTTTCAACAATTACCTCCTGCTTAATTGTTGAAATAAACTTGGTGTATGCTATATTTATCTCACCAACCTTACCACTTTTATAGAGATCAAACACTTTATATACTATGGTACTTGCCTCTCTCACAGTAGGAACATCAGAAATATCCACATATTCTGCTTCGGTAACATAGTGAAGCTTTTTAAAATACATTCTTCCCTTCTGTCCTACTGCTATTAAAACACAATTTTCCCTGTCTTTCGAAATTTCAGCATCAAGCCCACTCACAACATTGTTATTAAATCCTCCACAAAGCCCTGTGTCTGAATTCAGACATATATAAAGCTTCTTATTGCTTTTATTGCCATTGGTATAAATACTTCCATCCCAATCTTCCGAAGCAATTTTCTGCACAATATCACTGAACAGTTTAGAATAAGTATTGTTGATTTCAAGCTTTTTTCTAACCTTTCTAAGATTAGCAGTAGCAATAAGTGACATGGCATTTGTTATTTT
Proteins encoded in this region:
- the yyaC gene encoding spore protease YyaC produces the protein MNKVKVNYKTPMAYYKLASSLRNYIDRNTIIVCIGTDRYIGDCLGPLVGTLLKYKHFPLPVYGTIQEPIHALNIDMKLKHITSQHKECNIIGIDACLGDINNIGEIQVRDFPIHPGKGVGKSLPNVGETSVIGIVDSNTGKNIFSSSNNIRLNLILSMSEVILNSLIHAYYLYLNDNIENI
- a CDS encoding rod shape-determining protein; amino-acid sequence: MFFSIGTDMGIDLGTATVLVYIKGKGVVLKEPSVVAIDKNQNRVLAVGKEAWQMIGRTPGNIVAIRPMKDGVISDYDVTEKMLKYFIGKACGRRRTTPRVVICVPCEATEVEKRAVIDAAQNAGAKKVFLIEEPLAAAIGAGIDITKPEGNMVIDIGGGTTDIAVISLGGIVVRSSIKVAGDKFDEAIIKYIRKQHKLMIGERTAEELKINIGSAFKSDDDMGMDIRGRDLITGLPKNISVSSDEMREALKDTINAIADTTHAVLEKTPPELAADIADKGIIMTGGGSLLHGLNSLIQQVTSVPVYVADDAVSCVALGTGKVLTYLDKMELTFSGDDITLVD
- the spoIIID gene encoding sporulation transcriptional regulator SpoIIID — encoded protein: MKDYIEERVLEVAKYIIGSKATIRKTAKVFGVSKSTIHKDMTERLPKINPQIARQAKMILDYNKAERHIRGGNATKMKYKAIEG
- a CDS encoding M23 family metallopeptidase; protein product: MDKNFIKKPFNFIKKEGFYIILFICLCIAATAAILTVKNSKESTQENKPAVSQQAKMKETAKTENKHDNALQVKKNNSAENKADNTAKEETVSKGVSNSVSTSFQKPVEGNIARGFSENPVYWDSTGTYRPNLGYDIQAPIGKPVFAAMDGTVEEISSSTQDGVEVVINHHNGLKTVYSNLNANIKVSKGQNVSKGAVIGVIGNTTLRSAYEKYGDHLHFAVLKGNEFVDPGKYIKY
- the spoIID gene encoding stage II sporulation protein D, giving the protein MRKNIFFVLKNIFILMFMCTIFIVALSLIIGGSKGNLINPEEIIFRNKQEEKIRVYMTKEKKIEEMPIEDYVVGVVSGEMPAEFSTEALKAQAVAARTFAVAHMEQYGGKKYNSSTGADVCDTAQCQVFMPKQERMSKWPSKSRDLYWNKINDAVNSTKGEVLTYRGELVKEPYYFAISGGKTESALAVFNSDIGYLRSVESPGEERAKKYETYKNISKKDFINSINSNYKTAKLSFLNLETAVNIKSRNDGGTVKEIKLGGITVSGIKFRSLMGLNSANFDISFNGNMVSIKCLGYGHDVGMSQWGADAMAKAGKNYEKILYHYYSGVKIGKIDKIGS
- the murA gene encoding UDP-N-acetylglucosamine 1-carboxyvinyltransferase, with the translated sequence MSKIVVRGGNKLHGEVNISSAKNSVLPIIAACILSGDKCIIDDVPMLEDVFVISDILVSIGAEINIDKNLNKIIIDTSNISDLMPVSNLVKKMRASFLIMGPMLSRFGYFKLSLPGGCNIGTRPIDLHLKGLSALGAEVSVGHGYVEARTDKLMGNNIYLDFPSVGATENIMMAAVMAEGETVIENAAEEPEIGDLGKFLNNMGANIIGAGTDTIRIIGVKSLKGTTHKPISDRIECGTFMIAAAITRSKIKINRVNLEYIKPIIAKLTEAGIYIKPEGNSIIVDGNRELRPIDVKTMPYPGFPTDMQSQITGLLCTIQGTSIITETIFENRFMHAVEMKRMGANIKIDGRSAVVEGVTRLTGAEVKATDLRAGAALILCGLSAEGETEVSDIYHVDRGYVNIENKLKTLGADIQRIED
- a CDS encoding F0F1 ATP synthase subunit epsilon yields the protein MSKTLKLTILTPERDFYSGEVVEVITDSVEGRISILADHIPLITTLRPADTEITQKDGKKLKAFTSTGILEVRDNELKILCDDCEWPEEVDIERARKAKERAEERLQSQRDGTDVKRAEMALARALARINLK
- the atpD gene encoding F0F1 ATP synthase subunit beta, producing MPNIGKVVQVIGPVVDIKFKPENLPNIYNAINIQCKDRMVVTEVAQHLGDDIVRTISMQSTDGLMRNMDAVDTGSPISVPVGEVVLGRLFNMLGQPIDQKGDVNADKKYPIHRAAPSFEDQSVKPEMFETGIKVIDLLAPYQKGGKIGLFGGAGVGKTVLIQELINNIAKQHGGLSVFTGVGERTREGNDLYYEMQESGVINKTALVFGQMNEPPGARMRVALTGLTMSEYFRDQGQDVLLFIDNIFRFTQAGSEVSALLGRIPSAVGYQPTLATEMGALQERITSTKQGSITSVQAVYVPADDLTDPAPATTFTHLDATTVLSRAISEIGIYPAVDPLGSTSRILDPRVVGKEHYEVASNVKHVLERYSELQDIIAILGVDELSEEDRLVVVRARRIQRFLSQPFSVAEQFTGYKGKYVPIKETIRGFKEIMEGKYDDLPETAFLFKGSIDEVIEAAKSMNKN
- the atpG gene encoding ATP synthase F1 subunit gamma, with the protein product MAGAGLVAIKRRIKSITSTQKITNAMSLIATANLRKVRKKLEINNTYSKLFSDIVQKIASEDWDGSIYTNGNKSNKKLYICLNSDTGLCGGFNNNVVSGLDAEISKDRENCVLIAVGQKGRMYFKKLHYVTEAEYVDISDVPTVREASTIVYKVFDLYKSGKVGEINIAYTKFISTIKQEVIVEKLLPIKADRENQNFVKVEPGVAEIIEDTVFLHLKQKVLNCMMNSKASEQASRMTAMDGSTKNANDLLESLNLKYNRERQTAITQEITEIVGGAEALK